The window AGAGTGTGTGAATATGGCTCTGATGTCATACAAAATATTGACACCAAAATGTAGTTGGATTAGAGATCAGAGTGGACGTGGCAAGTGCACTCTGAGTAGGTTCCATCCCTGCCTCAACACATTTTCTGACCACTCCCGGACCATTCCTCTCTCTTGGGACACGCACAGATAGTTTGGCCTAGGAAACTATGGGGTAGACCACGTTAAGTCCCCCACTCTTTCCTTAAGCCCAAAGAGCCTTAACATTGCATCATCGGAGGCCTTAGCCTGGCGTGGCCATATCACCCGACAAGAAAGGTGTTGACTTAATATTCAGATGCAGCCcaagaagtgtttcttttatttcctttccacCCTCCATGAAAAGAGCTTATTTGCCAAGCCTTGAGACTAGTTAGTTTGAGTAGGCTTTCAAGTCCCATAACCTCTGATTAATAAAGGTTTTGCAGCCTAAGAAGTTGTCTCATCTTTATCCTTGGGTCCTGACTCTTCTTAGCTCTCAATCCTTTCTCCTGAATGATTGAATAGATCAGAATGGTGAAAGTCAGTGTTAGGGTCCCATGTTCAGGAAAAGGCATCTTCTGTGCTACGCAAACATAAGATAAGCTGGGTCTCCATTCTCACCACATGGTGTCCACTTGActcctggagagatgactgaccCCACACTAGTGCAGAATCTTCCAGAGTTTTCTAAAGACCCAATTTTCTAGGACTTGATATTCACATATGgtctttttgagaaaaaaaataacatgaaagagAAACCTTCAAAATAGTAAATGTTGTATACTGAGACTGACTgaactacagaacaagttctatgTCATGGTCAAATAAAATCCATGTTGTATATAATTACATTGCTGACAGATGAGGTCACACTGAGGACTTCACAGTGGAATTGAGAAGAATCGTGAAAATGAAGCCTGGGTATCCCTGCCACCACAGTCTATGTTTGGGATGCTACAGATTTGGGACTGAGCTTTGGTGCCTATGGGTTTGAAGAAAACTGAAAGATCCAGAATGCCCACACCCATTCACCTCTGACCCAGAAGCTGTTCTATATAAACTCACCTTTCACCTGAGGGCATCCTCACCTTATACCCTGCTCCACCTTCCTGTCTGCAGCACTGGGAACCTCATCTCTTCCCTTTAACATGaggtcctgcccagttcccacagccatttagccccaaagaatcacacagaagtccaCAGTAGATATAAattgattgacccattagctcaggctttgtattagctcttataacgtataccagcccattattctagtatatgttagcttccttcttcccagaatactcctgttcttattgccccacctctacttcctgtctggttgtcgcctatactttctgcctggctactagccaatcagcatttatttaaaacataattgacagaatacagaattgtctcaCACCATTTCCCAGATTCTCACGATGGTTTGGAGTTAGTGATAGTCctcatttcttttaaacattttttaacttggttttatttgcttttcttcatatttggtgctgttagtgtgtgtgtgtgtgtgtgtgtgggtgtgtgtgtgtgtttagtcttttcaaaataaagagcatttgttttaattgtttcttctttgaaatatttaaatattttcttgagaATATCAATGACTTCCATTAAAGATCTGTTGTGAATACAGTAACTTCTTAAGCATCATTTcctgtatgtttatttttttattagctCGTTGGGCTACTCAAAACGCATGCTATAAGATACAGAAATCTAAGGTGTAGAGGTTACACTATCAACACACGGAAACATGCTGCTTGTTGGGATGAATTCTTTCAGAGAGCCTATGCCCAAATCTCCTGAGATGCCTTTCCAGCCTCGCACTGGTCCTTAATCCCTGAAGGTGTGCGTGTCTGCAGGGTCCATCACTGAAAAGTGACCTAGGCAAGTCATTTAACATCAATAAGTAAATCATAGGATgtgaaatgatattttattcCAAATAAAAGGATGGAGGGATGCAGAATTAACATGCTGTCCAGATGAAAGCAGTACTGCTTACATATTCACTTGAATACAGCGTTGCAGCCTGTGACAACCTCATGGCCCTACCTAAGTGCCTCCGTCAACATCCAAAAACAATCTCACTCTGCCTAGGGCATCTGTTTTCTCAAAGCAAGTCTTGAccctaaaaatacatatttaccaGTCCAGGGTTGCACTTACCTTTTCGTTTCTCTGCTTTGGACACAAGTAACCCTATATACCTATTATATAGGTATATAATATATGTCTGCCATCCCTCACATCATTTCCAGAGGAAGCTGCAGGTGTCCATAAAATGCCTCCAGACCTGGTCAGCCACATTATACTTATATACTTGGATAGGGAACTAGAATCCTCAGTTCTGACATAACCCTAACCTCAAGACTTTTTAAGTTCAAACTCTTTCCTAATTCAGTTATCACATAATAGATTTCCTCATGTAGCATTCATTCTCTGGTTAAGAATGCCTACTATTACACATGTCTCACACCAAATAATATGTAGATTCACGAGAAGCAGTAACATCACAGGAACCACAGGAGATCAAAGACAATGGGGTTACTTTGAGTGCAGTCCTTTCCAAACACCTCCCACTGGGAGGCTCCCTTTCCCATGAGATACTCTGGCATCTGTCTTCCCAGAACACCACTGCTCTTGGCCTCTGCCCAGCAGCCAAACACTGTGACTCCTCCAGAGActgcctctcttctctgcagTCTCTTGGGCATTACAGACTGAGAGGAGTCAGGAGCCTGGAGAGCGAAGTGTTTGTGTCTTCTCATCTCCAGAGGATACCTAAACATTCGACTAATGATGCAGtatacatctaaaaaaaaaaaaaaaatcaaatggtacaagtttcattttttttcccttagtacatttttttcattcatgtatttgtttacttatctatttatttattgtgcatatgtatgtgggtatgcCCATACCATGGTATACATAGGAAGGTCAGATAGCAGCTCAAAGTAGTCAttcctcttcttccatcatgtagctcctgggaattgaactcaggttgtcaggcgcGGCAGCAAGtgcctgtacccactgagccattgtaCCAGCTCTGGTGTTATACTAGCCCTGGTTACTTTTTTAATTCTTCAATACTCCAGAgcctctaaggcagtggttctcaaccttcctaatgctgcaatcctttgatacagttccccatgttgtgatgacccccaaacATAACATCATGtttattactacttcataattataattttgttacttttatgaaACATAGTATAAATATCTCatatttccaatggtcttaggtgacccctatgaaagggtcattgaacCCCATAAAGGGTGTGACCCAAAGATTGAGAGACACTGCTCTGGTGGGTGTTTTCCTAAGATTTCCATATTTGGTTTAACAGTCCTCTGAAGGATCTGCTGTCATTATACCCACGTTTCATCACTGAACTTGAGATATAGAAAAATGTTCAAAGCTTCTAAGACCAAGGATGAAGTTGCAGATTCTCTATCAGAACATACTTCACTGATCTCATACGGTTTGCACATCTGTGtgatgccatgaatttgagggcCAAGAACTAAGCTTGGAGACCCTGATCCCATTGTTTATGAATTACCTGAAGTGTAATTGCTGCCTCAGGTTATCCCTGCTTTTCATATTTCATAGATTACCCATCCCACTAACATAGTTTTACTATCGCAGTCTCCACTAACAGTACAAAGAGATTTCAGTTTGTTCGCACTTTCACCCAAAGTTGGTTTTTACTTGGCAGGGGGTGGTCTAGCTTGAGTTTTTGTAATCACGCCTAGGGTCAAATGAACTATCTcactgtagttttatttttaatgtctgtaATTATTAGTGACAAAAAGCATCTTTGCATATGTTAGCTGGTCACTTGTACATGTCCTTTACAGGAATATCAATTGCAGTTTGAGTAcctgatttgttgttgttgaattataGAATTTAATCATTTACTAAGTAAATAATTCTTATTAAGTATTCAATTCCGAACATACCTTCCTCCATCCTGCGTGGCGCCtctgcattctgttttgtcttttgttacaCAGGATTAGTTCTGCTCCTTTAGCTGCAtctattttttgcttttgctgACTACACTTTGGATATCATATCCAAGAAATCTTTGCAATGTTAAATGTTTTCTCTAGTTTTATGATTTTCAGTCTTTCAattagttctttatattttttttctgttaatttttgcATACGGTGTAAGGTAAGAGTCTCATCTAATAGTTTTGCATTTGAAAGTCCAGTAGTGATAAAACCATGAGCAACGTCAGATCTGTTAACCAAATATACCTCTGAGTTCAGGTCTGAGCTCCCTGATAATTATTTTTCCCATCTTTACGTCAGTACTGTACTGATTATATTTCCGATAGActtaaaactaatcagaagaggtGGAAGACAGTTCATTCTAATCAAGGCAACAATTAACCAACCTGCTACTGCAACTTTTCCTAGCACTTTGAATTTTAATATCAGATAATTAGTCTTATTAAGATTTTCAATTTCATTAAGAATCAAATATATGTGTCTCTGCCCTATGAAACTGTGTGGCTATTAGAAGGGAATTTCCTCCCAGATTCAGGATTGgtttttttattactgtgtttctttttccagttCATTCATTAGAAAGAGGCCAACACCATTGACCTTAAGTTTACATAAGATAAACTAAAATCTATTTTAGGTGAAGGAGGTTTGTGCTCCAAGAATAAACACTGGCATCAAATAAAATGGATTCACTGGTGAGCCAGAGAGGAAGAGCTAGTTTGTAGCAGAGCATCACACAGGGGGAGGAACAAGAAAGTTCTAGTAAGGGAAAAGGGAACAAACTAACTTTCATCAACAGAGGGAATGATTTTAGATAGGAacagagattttaaaaacataataaataataaagaaacaaaataacaaactcaTGCTCTGCCCAAATTTCAATATAGTAGCATGCTAAATAAAGACACCAGGAAATGCAATCACTTCTGTCAAACTCTAGTGAGAAGTTGAAGTGTTATCCAAGGAGGCTCCACACCCATAAGCCAGTACATGTCCGTAGATCTCAGAGTTCTCACGGCCGTTGGCTGGAACTTAAGGTATGGGAATCTTTGTGCTCATGAACTGTGAGTGGCCTGGAGAGAGAAGCCCTGCATCAGCAGACTCCATATCCGCGCCCGGATCTGCTTGGTCCTGATACCATAAATGACAGGGTTTAGGGTGGGTGGAATGATCAGGTACAAGTCAGCCAGCAACACTTGGGTGTGCAGCGGAACTTTGTCCTGTCCTAGCCAGGCTACATAGATGGACGCCATCCCAGGGAGATAGTACAGAGCCATAACCGCAACATGAGAGCCGCATGTGCTCAGCGCCTTCCGCTGTGCATGCTTTGATGATAAACCAAACACTGCCCTGAGGATCAAAGTATAGGAGGCAGAAATGAAGGCCACATCTGAGCCCACAATGATGGAGGAAAAAATCAAACTGTAGAGACTGGTGGGCATGGGGTCAGCACACGCTAACTTGGCCACAGCCATGTGTTCACAGTAGGAATGTGGAACTACATTGGAGCCACAGAAAGGCAAATGACTCAACATCCAACTCAATGGAGTCATAAACATCACAGCTCTAGTGGTGATGGTCACACTAATCCCCAGCATCACGTTAGGGGTGAGGATTCTCATATAATGTAGGggcttgcagatggccacatagcgatcaAAAGCCATGGCCAGTAGCAGCCCTGTCTCCACAGCTGTAGCTGCATGGACAAAGTACATCTGAGTGAAACAGGCATTAAAGCTGATGGAGCTGTCTCCTGAGCTGAAGATGCTCAGCATCTTAGGTACCACAGAGGAAGCCATAACAATGTCCACAGCagccagaacacagagaaagaagcacATGGGCTCTTGTAGAGTGGGGTCCATGCAGATCACAGTGATGATGAGGGTGTTTCCTAGGAGGGCTATGCTGTACATGGAGCTCAATGAGATGGCCAGCCAAAGATAGGAAGACTGCAAGCCTGGAATGCCAATGAGGAAGAAGGTGGCAGGGGACTCCATTGTGTGATTGTAGAATGTAGCCAGCATCACTGGTCAGACTGCTTTCCTGTTCATTTATAAGGTACTATGAGAGAGGTAATTGTCTTACAAAGTTGATTCTTCTGTGTGATGGTCAAAAATTGTTGGGGTATTTTCTTCTTGGTGGTATTTGCATAACCTAAAataattaacatattttaaaagtaaccTTTTATCCTATAAAAAATTTTGCACTTGGCCAATTTCTATTCACATCTCAAGGATCAATTCTTAGTTTTTCTACAGgcagtgttctctctctttctctgtctcggtctctgtctctctctctctctctccatagctATTTCCATGTAGGTattgcatgtttatttttatctcaggTGTTCATGGAATCTTTCATGTTGATCCTTAATGATTTCAAATTGACGATTCAAATGGTCTATCTATGGTTGATGAGATACAGTCAAGTATATAtcatttctttgtaactttgtgTAACCCTAGCCTGTGGAACAAAGCTAGGAGATACATTTCATATATTCCTTATAGACAGCTACATCAACATAATGAATAATCAAAGAATTTGCCTTTTTTCTCATGATTGCTAAATTATACAAATTTATTGAGATCAAACATCGTATTATAGCTGCTTAAGATCATacctagagaaataaaaaaaatttcttgtcGGTCAGAAATGCATTATATAGAAAGTGTAGGTTCAGGAAATAAGGCCTTTAGAAAATGACATAATCGCTTTACATATAAAAAATTGGTTTTTAAATACTTATAATTTCTCACTTTGGTGCTCAATTTCCTTGTAGTTTTGATTACTACGCTAAATAATTGCACATTAAACCTTCAGACGCACATCAAGATGAACCTTCCCATAGCTTTTCTGCTTCTTCAATATGGTTTACCCTTTCTCATGATATCTACCAAGGTACTCCAGAGACCAAGGAAACTTTATCCTTGTGAAAGTGAAGcatgttttaaacaaaacataTGGTCATACTAAGAGAAGAAACATTATTTATAACGTGAGAATTTCTACATTTATAATATACAGCAGGTATTCATGTAAAACAATTGACTTAAGTGAGAAAATACTTCATCCAACATCATGTAATGCCATATAGTCAGTTTTGGGTTCCCAACTAGATCTTCCCAGAACTGACTCCTAGCAGTAGATTTAACACAGCTCTGAAGTCAAGAGAACAGCTGTGGACACTCACCTCAACAGTTctcctctgccagtctgggagcCGCGTGCCAACCTTGGCAGGGTTTACTTTGCCCTTGTTCAGGTATTTCCGGGTCACTGGGTATGCGGTGACTTCCCCAGTGTCCTGTGCTGTAAGCCTTTGCTTCTCTCCCctttaatttctcatttcctgtggtttTACACGGTACTTGAATGTGTGTATAGCCCCAGAATACTCTGAGAACACATCACACAAGCCCCCTTTGATTTGGTGATTTCTCTCAGACTGGAAATGCTGGTGGATCTTCCAGAAGCACAACCTAAAATTCTTTCTGTTGTCTCATGCAAAATGTGTCATTAGGGTTATGTCAtttagagacagaaaaacagtGGCCAACAGCAGTGACTCTAAAATCATACGTCACAGAATGAAAACCCCAGTTTGTCGCTTGCTAGCCCTTTTTCCTTGATCACATCCTGTACACCTTCCAACCCTAACTTCCACACtggtaggaaagaaaattgtCGTCCCTGTATCAAAGAGCTATTTTGAACTTAaatgaaaagctaaacaaagagcTTACTATGCTGATTTGAACAATATATGTTCTCTAAAGTATAGAAAGTAAAAGTCGGCTTTGTTTATCCTGCCTAATCCAGTATGTCCAGATTACTCTAGCTAGCATACTTAAGTGAGTATGACTGAATTAGaggcaaaataacaaaaaataacaaccaaaacTCAATCAGCAAAACAAGTATTCCTGAGCGTTTGTTTCCTCCTTGCCCTTCACTGATCTTACTGCACATGCCCCTATATCGGAAGATGTTTGGTATATAGCAGGGTGCTTGGTACTCAGTGTGGTCAATAAAGTAACTAATTTTGAAGAGACTGTTTTCATGGGTTAATCCAAGAAATTGCTCTAAATCACATACTCAAATGGGTAAGTATAACTCGGAgaccaaatttttttaaaaagcacacattGCCTGACACTTTCCTCCTATCACCCGGTGATCTGCCAGTAGAAGATATCCCACCAGAGATGCACACAGTGAGCAGTGAGCTTCTAATGACCTGTAAtttgctctgtttttgttttttagggggGGTGGGGTCTGTTTAGTCATTTCATTGTCTCCTTAGTGGCAAGAGTACTTGTCCATCTACTAACAACTCTTTTCTGACAACAAAATCTAAGAACTGTTATTGGGTGCTGCTGCTGTCTAAAAGTCCTTCCAGGGATGAAAGGATGtttggagtgggtgtggcagGCAAAGTGGTGCTTCCACAATTTATCCTGTTGCTCTAGAGCATTCCGCATCCAGGGAAAATGGACAGGCAGCTTAGGCTCAACCTAGTAGATTACCACA of the Chionomys nivalis chromosome 8, mChiNiv1.1, whole genome shotgun sequence genome contains:
- the LOC130879989 gene encoding olfactory receptor 52I1-like, which gives rise to MLATFYNHTMESPATFFLIGIPGLQSSYLWLAISLSSMYSIALLGNTLIITVICMDPTLQEPMCFFLCVLAAVDIVMASSVVPKMLSIFSSGDSSISFNACFTQMYFVHAATAVETGLLLAMAFDRYVAICKPLHYMRILTPNVMLGISVTITTRAVMFMTPLSWMLSHLPFCGSNVVPHSYCEHMAVAKLACADPMPTSLYSLIFSSIIVGSDVAFISASYTLILRAVFGLSSKHAQRKALSTCGSHVAVMALYYLPGMASIYVAWLGQDKVPLHTQVLLADLYLIIPPTLNPVIYGIRTKQIRARIWSLLMHHVWEHSHSGNDLV